The Georgenia sp. TF02-10 genome window below encodes:
- a CDS encoding bifunctional DNA primase/polymerase: protein MTAAVDAVASVLIRIAGPRPVSVVAGELAAAGVPVFPCLPGGKRPLTTHGFHDATTDLEQITAWWHTHPEANLAVPTGAASGLVVVDVDVHGPVDGYRAFERAHRAGLVSGWQLLVATPSAGMHAYYPATPDREQRSWQAARAGIDFRGDGGYIIVPPSTVSTAGTSAGYRVRRINSGATSVLDSDRLREFLDPRPAPSATSSRGVERSADVSRLAAWVAGRGEGERNRGLFWAACRLAENDIPAPEALDVLTAAATEAGLGEREITATVHSAYRTVQPRPQTSSRVQDGSSPAMDGWFSRDGTVRASPAVRGLS, encoded by the coding sequence GTGACGGCCGCGGTGGACGCTGTCGCCAGCGTGCTGATCCGCATCGCCGGCCCGCGGCCGGTCTCGGTCGTGGCGGGGGAACTGGCCGCCGCCGGGGTGCCGGTCTTCCCGTGCCTGCCCGGCGGCAAGCGTCCCCTGACGACGCATGGTTTCCACGACGCCACCACCGACCTCGAACAGATCACGGCGTGGTGGCACACGCACCCGGAAGCGAACCTCGCCGTGCCCACCGGCGCGGCGTCCGGGCTGGTGGTGGTCGATGTCGACGTCCACGGGCCCGTCGACGGCTACCGGGCATTCGAGCGCGCCCACCGCGCGGGGCTGGTGTCGGGGTGGCAACTTCTCGTGGCGACGCCCTCGGCTGGGATGCACGCCTACTACCCGGCCACACCAGACCGGGAACAGCGGTCGTGGCAGGCAGCACGCGCCGGGATCGACTTCCGTGGTGACGGCGGGTACATCATCGTCCCACCCTCGACCGTATCCACCGCCGGCACAAGCGCCGGCTACCGAGTGCGGCGGATCAACAGCGGGGCGACGTCGGTGCTCGACTCCGACCGGCTGCGAGAGTTCCTCGACCCTCGGCCCGCGCCCTCTGCCACGTCGAGCCGGGGGGTGGAGCGGTCAGCGGATGTGTCGCGCCTGGCGGCGTGGGTCGCCGGCCGCGGCGAAGGAGAACGCAACCGAGGTCTGTTCTGGGCGGCCTGCCGCCTCGCCGAGAACGACATCCCGGCGCCGGAAGCTCTCGATGTGCTGACGGCCGCGGCCACGGAGGCGGGACTGGGTGAGCGAGAGATCACTGCGACCGTCCACTCGGCCTACCGCACCGTCCAACCCCGCCCCCAGACCTCCTCGCGGGTCCAGGACGGTTCGTCGCCGGCCATGGACGGGTGGTTCAGTCGGGACGGGACCGTGCGGGCGTCGCCTGCGGTGCGGGGGCTGTCATGA
- a CDS encoding ParB N-terminal domain-containing protein — translation MSAREGSIELERSIESIRVGHRHRTDLGDIDALAASIARDGLLQPITITLDNVLVCGARRLAAIKQLGWRTVNVWVRSGISDRLGHLLAEQDDNVLHKPLTQLEAAALYRELKQVMAEDAARRQAATRFSAEHQPRDDGAGNFPAPSDQGRASEQAARMIPGAASYKTLDKISYLQQIAADPAQPDDLRHQATTALERIEAGNPVDALYREVREQAEAARGDRDADLHQLAADALARVKNAETKKRTPRPTPAGRQGESGPVPYPVRAFVLTWNDLADWWTHYDLDQLAAELTDEQIDAFLATAEGTSRFAVELRAARDRLRGDDPAPGRGHLRAL, via the coding sequence ATGAGCGCCCGGGAAGGGTCCATCGAGCTGGAACGCAGCATCGAGTCGATCCGCGTCGGCCACAGGCACCGCACCGACCTGGGCGACATCGACGCCCTCGCCGCCTCCATCGCCCGCGACGGCCTGCTCCAACCGATCACCATCACCCTCGACAACGTGCTGGTATGTGGAGCCAGACGGTTGGCGGCCATCAAGCAGCTCGGCTGGAGAACCGTCAACGTGTGGGTCCGCTCCGGCATCTCCGACCGCCTCGGCCACCTCCTCGCCGAGCAGGACGACAACGTCCTGCACAAGCCCCTGACCCAGCTCGAAGCCGCCGCCCTGTACCGGGAACTCAAGCAGGTGATGGCCGAGGACGCGGCCCGCCGGCAGGCCGCCACCCGGTTCAGCGCCGAGCATCAGCCCCGAGACGACGGTGCGGGAAACTTTCCCGCACCGTCCGATCAGGGGCGGGCCAGTGAGCAGGCCGCCCGGATGATCCCCGGCGCGGCGTCCTACAAGACGCTGGACAAGATCAGCTACCTCCAGCAGATCGCCGCGGACCCCGCCCAACCCGACGACCTCCGCCACCAGGCCACCACCGCGCTGGAACGCATCGAGGCCGGCAACCCGGTCGACGCGCTCTACCGGGAGGTCCGGGAACAGGCCGAGGCCGCGCGCGGTGACCGCGACGCGGACCTGCACCAGCTCGCCGCCGACGCGCTGGCGCGCGTCAAGAACGCCGAGACGAAAAAGCGCACCCCGCGGCCCACACCAGCGGGTCGTCAGGGTGAGAGTGGGCCGGTGCCGTATCCGGTGCGGGCGTTCGTGCTCACCTGGAACGACCTGGCCGACTGGTGGACCCACTACGACCTCGACCAGCTCGCCGCCGAGCTGACCGACGAGCAGATCGACGCCTTCCTCGCCACCGCCGAAGGCACCAGCCGATTCGCCGTGGAGCTGCGTGCCGCGCGCGACCGGCTGCGCGGCGATGACCCGGCCCCGGGCCGCGGCCACCTGCGCGCCTTGTAG
- a CDS encoding DUF6112 family protein gives MDVFPDFDGIGGIGDLRAVIGALLTFVLITAVLMLIVCAIVWALATANGHHAAASKARTGAWTAVGAAVLAGGGVAWMNWLIDLGQTL, from the coding sequence ATGGACGTGTTTCCCGACTTCGACGGGATCGGCGGGATCGGTGACCTGCGCGCGGTAATCGGGGCGCTGCTGACGTTCGTGCTCATCACGGCCGTGCTCATGCTCATCGTCTGCGCCATCGTCTGGGCGCTGGCCACTGCCAACGGTCACCATGCTGCGGCCAGCAAGGCGCGCACCGGCGCATGGACCGCCGTTGGCGCTGCGGTCCTCGCTGGGGGTGGGGTGGCGTGGATGAACTGGCTGATCGACCTCGGGCAGACGCTGTAA
- a CDS encoding DUF6112 family protein: MTALTLITDTATTFAALPALVPMDVDISPNDDGLPGIAQLRTIVGAVMTIGLILSVLALIISAIVWGFGANSSNPHLAGRGKMGVLVSCGAAVICGASVTLINFFWDVGQQV; the protein is encoded by the coding sequence ATGACCGCCCTGACCCTGATCACCGACACCGCCACCACATTTGCCGCGCTGCCGGCCCTGGTACCGATGGATGTCGACATCTCCCCCAACGATGACGGCCTGCCCGGCATCGCCCAATTGCGCACCATCGTCGGCGCGGTGATGACCATCGGTCTGATCCTGTCCGTCCTCGCGCTGATCATCTCCGCCATCGTGTGGGGATTCGGCGCCAACTCCTCCAACCCGCACTTGGCGGGCCGCGGGAAGATGGGCGTCCTCGTCAGTTGCGGGGCCGCGGTGATCTGCGGTGCCTCGGTGACGTTGATCAACTTCTTCTGGGACGTCGGCCAGCAGGTCTGA
- a CDS encoding M23 family metallopeptidase, with translation MLKKLGIAALTLVLLGPSLGLIGVGLVMNPAASATCTVTGTNVTIGDVPESLTVTTANGETFTLNSTQLTHAATIIEAGSSIEGVTRDALVIALMAALTESTLRMLANTSAYPESANYPNDGDGSDHDSLGLFQMRPQSGWGTVADLMDPTHQARAFFGGPEGPNHPSPRGLLDIPGWEQLDTGEAAQAVEVSAYPDRYRNYEPVAETILTTLTTTPGPAANSAAATGGATVPAVQPVAAESSRVVFPVPEGTWVLTSDYGPRVHPISGENSFHTGTDFAAPDGTPILAAADGTVTVAEFSGGYGGLVVIEHQIAGQTVATAYGHMWEHGIHVTAGDQVSAGQHIGDVGSSGNSTGPHLHFEVRQGGTDGEHTDPAAWLNSHSAANLPEPETGAPAGCHPGTTPPGSEPDPIDGDPDALVDDPTSNGQITARMLHVYTQGIAAFPDTSWACYSPRPGTSSEHPLGRACDLTFGNAIGQHPTPGQLEAGWAVTNWMKDHAEVLGVEYLIWQGRIWSAARDAEGWRDYNGGGMHDPDDVTGGHYDHLHITVRSGS, from the coding sequence GTGTTGAAGAAGCTCGGTATCGCCGCCCTAACTCTGGTGCTGCTCGGCCCCTCGCTCGGACTGATCGGGGTCGGCCTGGTAATGAACCCGGCCGCGTCCGCCACCTGCACCGTGACCGGCACGAACGTCACGATCGGTGACGTCCCTGAGTCGCTGACGGTGACCACCGCCAACGGGGAGACCTTCACGCTTAACAGCACCCAGTTAACCCATGCGGCCACCATCATCGAGGCCGGCTCCAGCATCGAGGGGGTGACCCGGGACGCGCTGGTCATCGCGCTGATGGCCGCACTCACCGAGTCCACCCTGCGGATGCTCGCCAACACCTCCGCGTATCCGGAGTCGGCGAACTATCCCAACGACGGGGACGGCTCCGACCACGACTCGCTCGGCCTGTTCCAAATGCGCCCCCAATCCGGGTGGGGCACCGTCGCCGACCTCATGGACCCGACCCACCAGGCGCGGGCGTTCTTCGGCGGACCCGAAGGACCGAACCACCCCTCACCGCGCGGGCTGCTGGACATCCCCGGCTGGGAACAGCTGGACACAGGAGAGGCCGCCCAAGCCGTCGAAGTCTCCGCCTACCCCGACCGCTACCGCAACTACGAGCCCGTCGCCGAGACCATCCTGACCACCCTCACCACCACCCCCGGCCCTGCTGCCAACTCGGCTGCGGCAACTGGCGGCGCCACGGTGCCAGCAGTGCAGCCGGTCGCGGCGGAGTCCTCCCGGGTGGTGTTCCCGGTGCCGGAAGGCACCTGGGTGCTCACCAGCGACTACGGGCCGAGGGTCCATCCGATCTCCGGGGAGAACTCGTTTCATACCGGCACCGACTTTGCCGCCCCCGACGGCACGCCGATCCTCGCCGCTGCCGATGGCACCGTCACCGTCGCGGAGTTCTCCGGCGGGTACGGCGGCCTCGTCGTCATCGAGCACCAGATCGCCGGGCAGACGGTGGCGACCGCGTACGGGCACATGTGGGAGCACGGCATCCACGTCACCGCCGGCGACCAGGTGAGCGCCGGGCAGCACATCGGCGACGTCGGCTCCTCCGGCAACAGCACCGGCCCGCACCTGCACTTCGAGGTCCGCCAAGGCGGCACCGACGGTGAGCACACCGACCCCGCCGCCTGGCTCAACAGTCACAGCGCCGCCAACCTGCCCGAACCAGAGACCGGCGCCCCCGCCGGCTGCCACCCCGGCACCACGCCACCCGGCAGTGAGCCGGACCCGATCGATGGGGACCCGGACGCGCTCGTGGACGACCCCACCTCCAATGGACAGATCACCGCCCGGATGCTGCACGTCTACACCCAGGGCATCGCGGCGTTCCCCGACACCTCCTGGGCGTGCTACTCACCCCGGCCCGGCACCAGCTCCGAGCACCCCCTCGGCCGCGCCTGTGACCTCACGTTCGGCAACGCCATCGGCCAGCACCCCACCCCCGGCCAGCTCGAAGCCGGGTGGGCCGTGACGAACTGGATGAAAGACCACGCCGAGGTCCTCGGCGTGGAATACCTGATCTGGCAAGGCCGCATCTGGTCCGCCGCCCGCGACGCAGAGGGGTGGCGTGACTACAACGGTGGCGGCATGCATGACCCCGACGACGTCACCGGCGGTCACTACGACCACCTCCACATCACCGTCCGGTCCGGGAGCTGA
- a CDS encoding DUF2637 domain-containing protein — translation MTVHASTGPRSRRWAVVTAVAGTVFIAAGAFWLSFTALADLAARSGVGGSQAWAWPLIVDGIIVVATVAVVALAGQRSAWYPWALLIGGAAVSVTANALHAVVAADADVPGVLAAAVAAVPPVVLLAITHLTVILTRPQRITEASVSRDDAVSSDTSASVEEPGWGRVPASELGAGQPAETQAVVALPAPTPEAIDPASAPESAEPSVDPRAVLTDRRARAAELRGQGWSNKKIARELGVHPSTVGRWFTAAHLPDSTDVEEATP, via the coding sequence ATGACCGTCCATGCCAGCACCGGGCCGAGGAGTCGGCGATGGGCGGTGGTCACCGCGGTGGCCGGGACGGTGTTCATCGCCGCCGGCGCGTTCTGGCTGTCATTCACGGCGCTGGCCGATCTCGCCGCACGTTCCGGGGTCGGCGGCTCGCAGGCCTGGGCGTGGCCGCTGATCGTCGACGGCATCATCGTTGTCGCCACCGTCGCCGTCGTCGCGCTGGCCGGGCAACGCTCGGCGTGGTACCCGTGGGCGCTGCTGATCGGCGGCGCTGCCGTGTCGGTGACCGCCAACGCCCTCCACGCCGTCGTCGCCGCGGATGCCGATGTCCCAGGGGTGCTGGCCGCGGCCGTGGCCGCGGTGCCACCGGTGGTACTGCTGGCGATCACCCACCTGACGGTCATCCTCACCCGACCACAACGGATTACCGAGGCATCCGTGTCCCGCGACGACGCCGTGTCCAGTGACACGTCCGCGTCCGTCGAGGAACCCGGCTGGGGCCGGGTGCCGGCGTCGGAGTTGGGAGCGGGGCAACCGGCAGAGACCCAGGCGGTCGTCGCGTTGCCGGCGCCGACGCCGGAAGCGATCGACCCGGCATCGGCGCCCGAGAGCGCTGAACCGTCGGTCGACCCCCGGGCGGTCCTCACGGATAGGCGTGCCCGGGCAGCGGAGCTGCGCGGGCAGGGGTGGTCGAACAAGAAGATCGCCCGGGAACTGGGCGTGCATCCCTCCACCGTGGGCCGCTGGTTCACCGCGGCGCACCTTCCCGACAGCACCGATGTCGAGGAGGCGACCCCATGA
- a CDS encoding class I SAM-dependent methyltransferase, giving the protein MRIETVREAYARRAGEYISRLGSIDATALVDQELIEAWGRSVHGPVLDVGCGPGHWAGFLHQAGVEVTGIDPVPEFIDHARARFPDVPVQVGRAEVLDVDDASVGGILAWYSLIHAHPARISSVFDEFARALRPGGTLLVGFFAGADLTEFDHAVTTAYFWPTDALRAVIEDAGFTVVATHTRTDPGARRHGDLIAQRLRS; this is encoded by the coding sequence GTGAGGATCGAGACGGTGCGCGAGGCGTACGCGCGACGTGCCGGGGAGTACATCTCCCGGCTCGGGTCGATCGATGCGACGGCACTGGTAGACCAGGAGTTGATCGAGGCGTGGGGTCGTAGCGTCCACGGGCCGGTGCTGGATGTCGGATGCGGGCCCGGGCACTGGGCCGGTTTTCTGCACCAGGCCGGCGTCGAGGTGACGGGGATCGATCCGGTGCCGGAGTTCATCGACCACGCCCGCGCCCGATTCCCCGATGTTCCCGTCCAGGTCGGGCGGGCCGAGGTGCTTGATGTGGACGACGCCAGCGTGGGTGGCATCCTGGCGTGGTACTCGCTGATTCACGCCCACCCCGCCCGCATCAGTTCGGTGTTCGACGAGTTCGCCCGTGCCCTGCGTCCCGGCGGCACCCTGCTAGTGGGCTTCTTCGCCGGCGCTGACCTCACCGAGTTTGACCACGCGGTGACCACCGCCTACTTTTGGCCCACGGATGCGCTGCGCGCGGTGATCGAGGACGCTGGTTTCACCGTGGTCGCCACCCACACCCGAACCGACCCGGGGGCGCGCCGACATGGCGACCTCATCGCCCAGCGCCTCCGGTCGTGA
- a CDS encoding conjugal transfer protein TrbL, producing MGVCDIPVISAVCDTAGEAAASLVAAPFDWLAQAMGAAAGWLFEAVWAVFDTTTLVDVTRPEYVAVYNLLFGIAVFVMLIFFCLQLITGLVRRDPTALSRAALGLAKSVLGSFVVITLTALLLEIVDQLCVGIIQAAGETTESMGDKITLLAAGLVGINIAAPGVGAIITIFLAGLAIAAAAIVWLSLLIRKALLLVAIVFAPLAFSGASWDASRGWIGKWAMFVIALICSKLVLVVMFLVAVTQVSAPIDADLSSISDPLAGIVLMAMAAFAPYLTYKFISFIGFDMYHAIGSEQDAKQALNRPVPTPTKPAGDGPKKVLDGGTSSGGNETGGGGSGSGGGGGKTPRQAKTSTPQASGGSTGAAGGASSAGGSAGASASGGAGAGAGAGTAAAGPAAAAVIAAKVAKDAATAGPKAGTALGNQAETAADDAGQTGTTPPPAASPTPSAPTTKAPPPTEPKTPTAGPGPAQPEPRALKPAPPPAPKPTGPPAPKSTGKD from the coding sequence GTGGGTGTGTGCGATATCCCCGTCATCTCGGCCGTGTGCGACACCGCCGGCGAAGCCGCCGCGAGCTTGGTCGCGGCCCCGTTCGACTGGCTCGCCCAGGCGATGGGTGCCGCCGCCGGCTGGCTGTTCGAGGCCGTCTGGGCGGTGTTCGACACCACCACCCTCGTCGACGTCACCCGGCCCGAGTACGTGGCGGTCTACAACCTGCTGTTCGGCATCGCCGTGTTCGTGATGCTGATCTTCTTCTGCCTCCAATTGATCACCGGCCTGGTCCGCCGTGACCCGACCGCTTTGTCTCGGGCCGCCCTCGGGTTGGCGAAGTCCGTGCTCGGGTCCTTCGTAGTGATCACGCTGACAGCGTTGCTGCTGGAGATCGTCGACCAGCTCTGTGTCGGGATCATCCAGGCCGCCGGAGAGACCACCGAGTCCATGGGCGACAAGATCACGCTGCTGGCCGCGGGCCTGGTCGGGATCAACATCGCCGCGCCCGGTGTGGGTGCGATCATCACGATCTTCCTCGCCGGCCTGGCGATCGCCGCCGCTGCCATCGTGTGGCTATCCCTCCTGATCAGGAAGGCGCTGTTGTTGGTGGCGATCGTGTTCGCACCCCTGGCGTTCTCCGGCGCGTCGTGGGACGCCAGCCGGGGGTGGATCGGGAAGTGGGCGATGTTCGTCATCGCGCTGATCTGCTCCAAGCTCGTCCTGGTCGTGATGTTCCTCGTCGCCGTCACGCAGGTGTCGGCACCGATCGATGCGGACCTGTCCTCGATCAGTGACCCGTTGGCGGGGATCGTGCTGATGGCGATGGCCGCGTTCGCCCCCTACCTGACGTACAAGTTCATCAGTTTCATCGGGTTCGACATGTACCACGCGATCGGTTCTGAACAAGACGCCAAGCAGGCCCTCAACCGGCCCGTCCCCACCCCCACGAAACCGGCCGGCGACGGCCCGAAGAAGGTCCTCGACGGCGGCACCAGCAGCGGCGGTAACGAGACCGGTGGCGGCGGCAGTGGGAGCGGTGGGGGCGGTGGAAAGACGCCGCGCCAGGCCAAGACCTCCACACCCCAGGCATCCGGGGGCAGTACCGGTGCCGCGGGAGGCGCTAGCTCCGCCGGTGGGTCCGCCGGAGCCAGCGCCAGCGGCGGCGCCGGAGCGGGAGCCGGTGCGGGAACTGCGGCGGCGGGACCGGCCGCGGCAGCGGTGATCGCCGCGAAGGTCGCCAAGGACGCGGCGACCGCCGGGCCGAAAGCCGGCACGGCCCTCGGCAACCAGGCCGAGACTGCCGCCGACGACGCCGGGCAAACCGGCACCACACCCCCTCCAGCGGCGTCCCCGACACCGTCCGCACCGACCACGAAGGCTCCACCTCCGACCGAGCCGAAGACACCGACAGCCGGTCCGGGCCCGGCACAACCTGAGCCGCGTGCGCTGAAGCCGGCCCCGCCGCCGGCGCCGAAGCCGACCGGTCCGCCAGCGCCAAAGTCGACCGGGAAGGACTGA
- a CDS encoding SCO6880 family protein — protein sequence MTSKQKESATELVPVKFSRLTRRGILLGLSLAQLITLATGVLAVVGALYAGGGILLAYTAPVWVLAAALTWIPVAGRPAVEWLPVACWWLWRTTAGQLLYRRRIVAPRPVGTLALPGDMARLREYTDPDTGAGMIHDPHAATLTVVCEVTHPAFVLLDPGEQERRVTSWGRVLATVCRSGRVATLQVLERTLPDSGTGLAEWWASHGTADDTWAATTYAELIERAGPAGERHATTLSLSLDMKTAARQIRTAGGGIRGAAAVLRQEMSTLVAALRSADLKPSGWLSPGQIAVILRSAYDPAIAATLERHGELGQHLATAGPVAVTESWARLRTDSAHHAVLWISEWPRSMVYPGFLSPVLLSTGIQRSFSLLCTPMRSDQAARDIRKKKVEHISDQAQRAKIGQIEDATQTAEYHDVLQQEADLTAGHGVLRFTGLLSVSAPTVEELDAGVAAIEQAAIQASCETRLLVGQQAAAFTAAALPLCRCI from the coding sequence ATGACCTCAAAGCAGAAGGAGTCCGCCACGGAGCTGGTGCCGGTCAAGTTCTCCCGCCTCACCCGCCGCGGCATCCTCCTCGGCCTGTCGCTGGCCCAGCTGATCACCCTCGCCACCGGTGTCCTCGCCGTCGTCGGCGCCCTGTATGCCGGCGGTGGCATCCTGCTGGCCTACACCGCTCCCGTCTGGGTGCTCGCCGCCGCGCTGACGTGGATACCCGTCGCCGGGCGCCCGGCGGTGGAGTGGCTGCCGGTGGCGTGCTGGTGGCTGTGGCGCACCACCGCGGGCCAGCTGCTCTACCGGCGCCGCATCGTGGCACCCCGGCCGGTCGGCACGCTCGCGCTGCCCGGCGACATGGCCCGGTTGCGCGAGTACACCGACCCCGACACCGGCGCCGGGATGATCCACGACCCCCACGCCGCGACCCTCACCGTGGTGTGCGAGGTGACCCATCCGGCGTTCGTGCTCCTCGACCCGGGTGAGCAGGAACGCCGGGTCACCTCCTGGGGCCGGGTGCTGGCCACGGTGTGTCGCTCCGGGCGGGTCGCCACCCTCCAGGTCCTGGAACGGACGCTGCCGGACTCCGGCACCGGGCTGGCCGAATGGTGGGCCTCCCACGGCACCGCCGACGACACCTGGGCCGCGACCACGTACGCGGAACTGATCGAGCGTGCCGGGCCGGCCGGGGAACGGCACGCCACCACCCTGTCCCTGTCATTGGATATGAAGACCGCGGCGCGACAGATCAGGACCGCCGGTGGCGGCATCCGCGGAGCCGCTGCCGTGCTGCGTCAGGAGATGTCCACCCTGGTCGCGGCGCTGCGCTCCGCCGACCTGAAACCCTCCGGCTGGTTGAGCCCGGGACAGATCGCGGTGATCCTGCGCAGCGCGTACGACCCGGCGATCGCCGCGACTCTGGAGCGCCACGGCGAACTCGGCCAGCACCTCGCTACCGCCGGCCCCGTGGCCGTCACCGAGTCCTGGGCCCGGTTGCGCACCGACTCTGCCCACCACGCGGTGCTGTGGATCAGCGAGTGGCCGCGCTCGATGGTCTACCCCGGTTTCCTGTCTCCGGTGCTGCTGTCCACCGGCATCCAACGCTCGTTCTCGCTGCTGTGCACCCCAATGCGCTCGGACCAGGCCGCCCGGGACATCCGGAAGAAGAAGGTCGAGCACATCTCCGACCAAGCGCAGCGGGCGAAGATCGGGCAGATCGAAGACGCCACCCAGACCGCCGAGTACCACGACGTGCTCCAGCAGGAAGCCGACCTGACCGCCGGCCACGGGGTGCTGCGGTTCACCGGCCTCCTCAGCGTCTCCGCACCCACCGTCGAGGAACTGGACGCCGGGGTGGCCGCGATCGAGCAGGCCGCGATCCAAGCCTCCTGCGAGACCCGGCTGCTCGTGGGACAGCAGGCCGCCGCGTTCACCGCCGCGGCACTGCCGCTGTGCCGATGCATCTGA
- a CDS encoding ATP-binding protein, whose amino-acid sequence MSARETERLHASVLVAPAAERRRLRTQRRRAATTLRAEQHRAEQAAARAKADAERSERRATTYLPAAGEPGPAALRTPGRFRLPRHQDTSATLAGAYPFVAEGGLGADGVFVGQDLYSGGSFVYDPWVLYARGIITAPNVVLAGIVGSGKSSLAKSLYTRSLPFGRRVYVPGDPKGEHTAVANAVGGRAIVLGHGLSTRLNPLDEGHRSAGLSDREWAITVASRRRDLIGALAETVLARGLTPLEHTAIDLALTAVVAQNTVPILPMVVDRILTPDEAADGRLAEDGRLVGHALRRLVAGDLAGLFDGPSTVRFDPSLPMISLDLSRVTENSTLISVLMTCSSAWMESALLDPNGGQRWVIYDEAWRLMSHPALLKRMDAHWRLARHYGIANMLIFHKLSDLDNVGDAGSAMRSLANSLLANAETRIVYRQESDQLGPTAQALGLTGTEQKLLPGLGVGQGLWRIKDRAFVTQHQLHPAELALFDTSSRLTSGVK is encoded by the coding sequence ATGAGCGCACGAGAGACCGAGCGGCTGCACGCCTCCGTCCTGGTCGCCCCGGCCGCTGAACGCCGCAGACTGCGCACACAACGCCGGCGGGCCGCCACAACACTGCGGGCCGAACAGCACCGCGCGGAGCAGGCTGCCGCGCGCGCGAAGGCCGACGCGGAACGCAGTGAACGGCGCGCGACCACGTACCTGCCTGCCGCCGGTGAGCCCGGCCCGGCGGCGCTGCGCACTCCAGGCAGGTTCCGGCTCCCACGCCATCAGGACACGTCGGCCACGTTGGCCGGGGCCTACCCGTTCGTCGCCGAAGGCGGCCTCGGCGCCGACGGGGTGTTCGTCGGTCAAGACCTCTACTCTGGCGGCTCGTTCGTCTACGACCCCTGGGTGCTCTACGCCCGCGGGATCATCACCGCCCCCAACGTGGTCCTTGCCGGGATCGTGGGCTCGGGCAAGTCCTCGCTGGCGAAATCGCTCTACACGCGGTCGCTGCCGTTCGGGCGCCGCGTCTACGTCCCCGGTGACCCGAAGGGCGAGCACACCGCCGTCGCCAATGCAGTCGGCGGACGGGCGATCGTCCTCGGCCACGGCCTGAGCACGAGACTCAACCCTCTCGATGAAGGTCACCGGTCCGCCGGGCTGTCGGATCGGGAGTGGGCCATCACGGTCGCCTCCCGCCGTCGCGACCTCATCGGTGCCCTGGCCGAGACCGTCCTGGCCCGCGGGTTGACGCCGTTGGAGCACACCGCGATCGACCTCGCCCTGACCGCAGTCGTCGCCCAGAACACTGTGCCGATCTTGCCGATGGTCGTCGACCGCATCCTCACCCCGGACGAGGCCGCCGACGGCAGGTTGGCCGAGGACGGACGGCTCGTCGGCCATGCCCTGCGCCGCCTGGTCGCCGGTGACCTCGCGGGCCTGTTCGACGGCCCCAGCACGGTCCGGTTCGACCCCAGCCTGCCGATGATCAGCCTCGACCTGTCCCGTGTCACCGAGAACAGCACATTGATCTCGGTGTTGATGACCTGCTCGTCGGCGTGGATGGAGTCCGCGCTGCTGGACCCCAACGGCGGGCAGCGGTGGGTGATCTACGACGAAGCGTGGCGGCTGATGTCCCACCCGGCCTTGTTGAAGCGGATGGACGCCCACTGGCGTCTCGCGCGGCATTACGGGATCGCGAACATGCTGATCTTCCACAAACTCTCCGACCTGGACAACGTCGGCGACGCCGGCTCCGCCATGCGATCCCTCGCCAACAGTCTGCTGGCCAATGCCGAGACCCGGATCGTCTACCGGCAGGAATCCGACCAGCTCGGCCCCACCGCCCAAGCGCTTGGCCTGACCGGCACCGAGCAGAAGCTCCTCCCGGGCCTGGGTGTCGGGCAGGGGCTGTGGCGGATCAAGGATCGGGCCTTCGTCACCCAGCACCAGCTCCATCCCGCCGAACTGGCACTGTTCGACACCAGCTCGCGACTGACCTCAGGGGTGAAGTGA